One segment of Salvia splendens isolate huo1 chromosome 20, SspV2, whole genome shotgun sequence DNA contains the following:
- the LOC121782502 gene encoding putative gamma-glutamylcyclotransferase At3g02910, producing MVNGGDKLIFVYGTLKRGFYNHSLLEDLIRTGAAAYVGSCTTVEAFPLVCGPHGIPYLVNLPGSGLRVRGELYSVPSVHGLARLDELEGVERGHYERLPVAVAVAEGEELKDAEAYFAHKEFGQKLWKRCGEVGLSEYGVDLGKKYVRRKDRPIHHSLIDDIHKFILEGTSSPSS from the coding sequence ATGGTGAATGGAGGAGATAAGCTGATCTTCGTCTATGGCACTCTCAAGCGGGGCTTCTACAACCACTCGCTGCTCGAAGACCTTATCCGGACGGGCGCCGCCGCCTACGTCGGCTCCTGCACCACCGTCGAAGCTTTTCCACTGGTCTGCGGGCCCCACGGCATCCCCTATTTAGTCAATCTGCCCGGGTCGGGTCTCCGGGTCCGGGGCGAGCTCTACTCCGTGCCTTCGGTCCACGGGCTAGCCCGCCTCGATGAGCTTGAAGGCGTGGAGCGGGGCCATTACGAGAGACTGCCGGTGGCTGTAGCTGTTGCTGAAGGAGAAGAATTGAAGGATGCGGAGGCGTATTTTGCGCATAAGGAATTTGGGCAAAAGCTGTGGAAGAGGTGTGGAGAGGTTGGATTGAGTGAGTACGGTGTGGATTTGGGGAAAAAGTATGTGAGGAGGAAGGATCGGCCGATTCATCATTCATTAATTGATGATATTCACAAATTCATTTTGGAGGGCACttcatctccttcttcatga
- the LOC121782503 gene encoding CRIB domain-containing protein RIC4-like — protein MKDRLERFVLLPFAAGCISESSIPVVMHHSKRSKHEKVEEGKKDEEEGCLDNEKSLSGQNWKTNLPKFQKAFKNLSQLFVYKDEQEAEMGMEIGLPTDVKHVSHIGLDGCTSSIFSMGWAEQELIDLHSFRAGIFHQSAS, from the exons ATGAAGGATCGATTGGAGAGATTCGTACTCCTGCCCTTTGCTGCAGGTTGCATCTCGGAATCCAGTATTCCGGTTGTGATGCACCATTCTAAAAGATCAAAGCATG AAAAAGTTGAAGAGGGAAAGAAAGACGAGGAAGAGGGATGTTTGGACAATGAGAAAAGTTTATCGGGTCAAAACTGGAAGACCAACCTCCCAAAATTCCAGAAGGCGTTCAAGAACTTGTCTCAGTTATTTG TGTATAAAGATGAGCAGGAAGCAGAAATGGGGATGGAAATTGGATTACCAACAGATGTGAAGCATGTGAGTCACATAGGCCTTGATGGCTGCACGAGTTCAATCTTTTCAATGGGCTGGGCTGAACAGGAGTTGATCGATCTCCATTCTTTCAGAGCTGGAATTTTCCATCAAAGCGCAAGCTGA
- the LOC121782501 gene encoding GDT1-like protein 3 → MRAPKLLSLVHQIESRNMGNSSPSYKFRGISFLVAFLLFISLSVPLISAQENGSDESSTSIKDLGRRSKIIVDRIKTGISQKNDLDSYGVDVDSGLGIFDGFFASLSMILVSEIGDETFIIAALMAMRHPKSIVLSGALSALFVMTILSTGLGRIVPNLISRKHTNSAATVLYTFFGLRLLYIAWKSDPKGSQKKEIEEVEEKLEAGQGKTTWRRFFSRFCTPIYLESFILTFLAEWGDRSQIATIALATHKNAVGVAAGATIGHTICTSVAVIGGSMLASKISQRTVATVGGLLFLGFSVSSYFYPPL, encoded by the exons ATGCGAGCGCCGAAACTGCTTTCACTCGTTCACCAGATCGAATCCAGAAACATGGGGAATTCGTCGCCGTCGTATAAATTTCGAGGGATATCATTCCTCGTCGCATTTCTCCTATTCATATCCCTCTCCGTTCCTCTAATTTCCGCTCAG GAGAATGGAAGTGACGAGTCGAGTACTTCAATTAAGGATCTGGGCCGGCGTAGTAAA ATAATTGTGGACAGAATAAAGACCGGTATCAGCCAAAAAAATGATCTTGATTCTTATGGTGTGGATGTGGACTCTGGTCTTGGAATCTTTGATGGCTTCTTTGCTAGTTTATCGATGATACTTGTCAGTGAG ATTGGAGATGAAACGTTCATCATTGCAGCTCTCATGGCTATGCGGCACCCAAAGTCAATTGTTCTATCAGGTGCACTCAGTGCCTTGTTTGTGATGACG ATACTTTCAACTGGCCTTGGTAGAATTGTTCCTAATCTGATATCGAGGAAGCATACCAATAGTGCAGCTACAG TTCTTTATACCTTTTTTGGTCTCCGACTACTTTACATTGCGTGGAAATCTGACCCAAAAGGTTCCCAGAAGAAAGAAATTGAGGAA GTAGAAGAGAAACTTGAAGCTGGACAGGGCAAGACAACTTGGCGACGATTCTTTTCTAGATTTTGTACACCAATCTATCTAGAG TCATTTATATTGACATTCTTGGCAGAGTGGGGCGATCGCAGCCAGATAGCAACAATCGCT CTAGCCACACATAAGAATGCTGTGGGAGTTGCTGCCGGAGCTACCATAGGGCACACCATCTGCACTTCCGTCGCAGTGATTGGTGGAAGTATGCTGGCATCTAAGATTTCACAGCGAACCGTTGCTACAGTTGGTGGCTTGCTTTTCCTGGGTTTTTCAGTGTCCTCTTACTTCTACCCTCCTCTATAA